Proteins encoded together in one Catellatospora citrea window:
- a CDS encoding LLM class flavin-dependent oxidoreductase → MTELTARPETRVGAVFVPQLPPERLRSVAQAADQAGLDELWLWEDCFLESGITAAVAALAWTERLTVGVGLLPVPLRNVAITAMELATLHRLFPGRARVGVGHGVQDWMGQVGARVESPMALLREHLTALRALLSGERVTTQGRYVRLDGVALDWPPAHRPELLAGATGDRTLRLTGEVADGTILTGGTTVEQVRRARGLIDEGRAKAGRTEYHQVVVYLHAATGPDAAARLEAERVRWGYDTMAGHGVAGGAEAVAEAVRTWAEAGVDTVVLQPTPDDPDPEGFVAFVAQEVTPLVRN, encoded by the coding sequence GTGACCGAGTTGACTGCACGACCTGAGACCAGAGTGGGCGCGGTGTTCGTGCCGCAGTTGCCGCCGGAGCGGCTGCGGTCGGTGGCACAGGCCGCCGACCAGGCCGGGCTGGACGAGCTGTGGCTGTGGGAGGACTGCTTCCTGGAGAGCGGCATCACCGCGGCCGTCGCGGCGCTGGCCTGGACCGAGCGCCTCACCGTCGGCGTCGGGCTGCTGCCCGTGCCGCTGCGCAACGTCGCGATCACCGCGATGGAGCTGGCGACCCTGCACCGGCTGTTCCCCGGCCGGGCCAGGGTCGGTGTCGGGCACGGCGTGCAGGACTGGATGGGCCAGGTCGGCGCGCGGGTCGAGTCGCCGATGGCGCTGCTGCGCGAGCACCTGACGGCACTGCGGGCGCTGTTGTCCGGCGAGCGGGTCACCACCCAGGGCCGCTATGTCCGCCTGGACGGGGTGGCCCTGGACTGGCCGCCGGCGCACCGTCCCGAGCTGCTGGCCGGGGCGACCGGCGACCGGACGCTGCGGCTGACCGGCGAGGTCGCCGACGGCACCATCCTCACCGGCGGCACCACCGTCGAGCAGGTGCGCCGGGCCCGGGGACTGATCGACGAGGGCCGGGCGAAGGCCGGGCGGACCGAGTATCACCAGGTCGTGGTCTACCTGCACGCGGCGACGGGGCCGGACGCGGCGGCGCGGCTGGAGGCCGAGCGGGTGCGCTGGGGCTACGACACCATGGCCGGGCACGGCGTGGCCGGGGGCGCGGAGGCGGTGGCCGAGGCGGTGCGCACCTGGGCGGAAGCGGGCGTCGACACGGTCGTGCTGCAGCCCACGCCCGACGACCCGGACCCCGAGGGCTTCGTGGCCTTCGTCGCGCAGGAGGTCACCCCGCTCGTGCGGAACTGA